A stretch of Corvus hawaiiensis isolate bCorHaw1 chromosome 8, bCorHaw1.pri.cur, whole genome shotgun sequence DNA encodes these proteins:
- the CWF19L1 gene encoding CWF19-like protein 1 produces the protein MAAAPLRVLACGDVEGRLEAIFGRVRAIQAKSGRFDMLLCVGNFFGSTSEAEWADYRTGAKKAPIPTYVLGANNQDTLSYFPDVSGCELAENITYLGRRGVYSSCSGLQIAYLSGTEAQEQPAPAHSFSAKDVAELKTSLLSTPNFRGVDILLTSPWPRDVGTFANSAGEIDTKKCGSKLVSDLAASLKPRYHFAALEKAYYERLPYRNHMVLQETPQHVTRFIALADVGNASKKKYLYAFSIVPLSSMDPAELVKQPQDVTENPYRKLRKEAPKSKAPLCAEEEPACQFFFDLNKHQGKKRPSDGKERGDSQPKQAKKPPQPTGPCWFCLASPEVEKHLVVSIGTHCYLALAKGGLSPDHVLILPIGHYQSVVDLSSEVLEEVTKYKAALKEFFRSKGKRYVLFERNYRSQHLQLQVVPVPLDLCTSEDIKEAFIAQAQEQQIELLEIPEHSDIAQVAQPGTPYFYVELDTGEKLFHRIRGRFPLQFGREVLASEALLAQPQRADWRQCAAQRPEEAAQARAFRREFEPFDFSLRD, from the exons ATGGCGGCGGCACCGCTGCGCGT GCTGGCGTGTGGCGATGTGGAGGGGCGGCTGGAGGCGATCTTCGGGCGCGTCCGCGCCATCCAGGCCAAGAGCGGCCGCTTCGAC ATGCTTTTGTGTGTCGGGAATTTCTTTGGCTCTACTTCCGAGGCAGAATGGGCCGATTACCGCACGGGGGCCAAGAAAG CTCCAATCCCAACCTACGTGCTCGGCGCTAACAACCAGGACACCCTGAGCTATTTCCCGGATGTCAGCGGCTGTGAGTTAGCTGAGAACATCACTTACTTGG GCCGCAGGGGCGTGtacagcagctgctcagggctgcagATCGCGTACCTGAGCGGCACCGAGGCGCAGGAGCAGCCGGCGCCCGCCCACAGCTTCAGCGCCAAGGATGTGGCCGAGCTGAAAACGTCCCTGTTGTCAACCCCAAACTTCAGGGGTGTGGATATATTGCTGACGTCCCCCTGGCCCCGAGACGTGGGGACTTTCGCCAACAGCGCG GGAGAAATAGATACCAAGAAGTGTGGCTCCAAGTTAGTATCAGATCTAGCTGCAAGTCTCAAACCAAGGTACCATTTCGCTGCCCTGGAGAAGGCCTATTATGAAAGACTTCCTTACAG GAATCACATGGTGCTACAGGAGACCCCACAGCACGTGACGAGGTTTATTGCACTTGCTGATGTTGGCAATGCAAGCAAGAAAAAG TACCTCTACGCCTTCAGCATCGTGCCCTTGAGCTCCATGGACCCCGCCGAGCTGGTGAAGCAGCCTCAGGATGTCACTGAAAATCCCTACCGGAAATTGAGGAAGGAGGCTCCCAAGAGCAAAGCTCCGCTCTGTGCAGAG GAAGAACCGGCTTGTCAGTTTTTCTTTGACTTGAACAAGCATCAGGGAAAGAAACGTCCCTCAgatgggaaagagagaggggacTCCCAACCCAAGCAAGCCAAGAAACCCC CTCAGCCCACGGGGCCCTGCTGGTTCTGCCTGGCCAGCCCCGAGGTGGAGAAGCACTTGGTGGTCAGTATTGGCACACAT TGCTACCTTGCCCTGGCCAAAGGGGGTTTGTCACCTGACCACGTCCTGATTTTGCCAATTGGGCACTATCAGTCAGTGGTGGACTTGTCTTCAGAGGTGCTGGAAGAAGTGACCAAGTACAAGGCTGCCCTAAAGGAATTTTTCAGAAGCAAGGGAAAGAGATACGTCCTATTTGAAAGAAACTATAGGAGTCAGCATCTGCAGCTACAG GTGGTTCCTGTCCCACTGGACCTCTGTACTTCTGAAGACATTAAAGAGGCCTTCATTGCAcaagcacaggaacagcagatTGAATTGTTAGAAATCCCAGAGCACTCGGATATCGCGCAA GTGGCTCAGCCGGGGACGCCGTACTTCTACGTGGAGCTGGACACGGGGGAGAAGCTGTTCCACCGCATCCGCGGCCGCTTCCCGCTGCAGTTCGGCAG GGAGGTGCTGGCGAGCGAGGCGCTGCTGGCGCAGCCGCAGCGCGCGGACTGGCGGCAGTGCGCCGCCCAGCGGCCCGAGGAGGCGGCGCAGGCCCGCGCCTTCCGCCGCGAGTTCGAGCCCTTCGACTTCTCCCTCCGGGACTGA
- the DNAJC9 gene encoding dnaJ homolog subfamily C member 9: protein MNATPRRVPRRPELFKGRRGGRPSAAAAAPQRGRPSSSPQHGGSPASPQRRRHRIATTSPLHCGFSTSPRRRRRRRRRTVSASPHDSGSSASPRRGRPSASPQHGGPSPQQRPCPSAFPAGSSRPAQPRSRTPGAERAGRAVWRRPRRGRMALPQQCEAAFGTADLYGVLGVRRGASAQEIRRGYHRASLRLHPDRVPPEQKEEATRRFQILGKVYAVLSDEKQRAVYDETGTVDDDAEVLQDGRDWLEYWQLLFKVTVKDIEDFHKSYKNSAEELADVKAAYMNFKGDMDRIMESVMCADYTDEPRIREMIEQAIDSGELPSFKAFVKESKRKMMSRRRRAEKEAKEAKKTKDELGLGGENDLQALIKSRSRDREKEMDNFLAQLEAKYGSSAKKGGKKTSAKKRKAEGTA, encoded by the exons ATGAACGCTACTCCACGAAGAGTCCCCCGCCGTCCGGAGCTCTTCAAGGGGCGGAGAGGCGGCCGCCCctcagccgccgccgccgcccctcaGCGGGGCCGCCCCTCATCCTCCCCCCAACATGGCGGCTCCCCCGCCTCCCCTCAGCGGCGCCGCCACCGCATCGCCACCACCTCCCCTCTTCACTGTGGCTTTTCCACCTCCCCTcgacgccgccgccgccgccgccgccgcaccgTCAGCGCGTCCCCTCATGATAGCGGCTCCTCCGCCTCCCCTCGGCGGGGCCGCCCCTCAGCCTCCCCCCAACATGGCGGCCCCTCCCCTCAGCAGCGGCCCTGCCCCTCAGCTTTCCCCGCGGGTTCTTCCCGCCCGGCGCAGCCGCGGAGCCGCACTCCGGGCGCGGAGCGGGCGGGAAGGGCGGTGTGGCGTCGGCCGCGGCGGGGCAGGATGGCGCTGCCGCAGCAGTGCGAGGCTGCGTTCGGCACCGCGGACCTGTACGGCGTGCTGGGCGTGCGGCGCGGCGCGTCCGCGCAGGAGATCCGCCGCGGCTACCACCGCGCCTCGCTGCGCCTGCACCCCGACCGCGTCCCGCCCGAGCAGAAGGAGGAGGCCACGCGCCGCTTCCAG ATCCTGGGCAAGGTGTACGCCGTGCTGAGTGACGAGAAGCAGCGCGCGGTGTACGATGAGACGGGCACGGTGGATGACGACGCCGAGGTGCTGCAGGACGGGCGGGACTGGCTGGAGTACTGGCAGCTGCTCTTCAAG GTCACCGTGAAGGACATCGAAGACTTCCATAAGAGCTACAAAAACTCGGCGGAAGAGCTGGCTGATGTGAAGGCAGCGTACATGAATTTCAAGGGTGACATGGATCGGATCATGGAGTCCGTGATGTGTGCGGATTACACGGATGAGCCCAGGATACGGGAAATGATAGAGCAAGCCATCGACTCCGGGGAGCTCCCGTCCTTCAAGGCTTTTGTAAAGGAGTCGAAGCGGAAGATGATGTCCAGAAGAAGGCGG GCAGAAAAAGAAGCTAAAGAGGCAAAAAAGACTAAAGATGAACTGGGCCTTGGTGGAGAAAATGACTTGCAAGCACTGATTAAA agccGAAGCAGAGATcgagaaaaggaaatggataATTTCTTGGCCCAACTGGAAGCAAAATATGGGAGCAGTGctaagaaaggaggaaagaagacctcagccaagaaaagaaaggcagaaggaacGGCATAG